ACAAAACGTACAGAAAGATCGGAATAACATTTTTTCCCAGCTACTGTGTTTGGTACAGAGATCATCAGTGATGTGCATTGTTCACGATTGGGATTGTCTTCATAGCGTTTGAAATAACCGCGTGATAATGGATATGCATAGTCACGGACGAAAAAAAGCTTCATCCAAGAATCAGCGGTGATGTAGTTGTGATCTTTTACGACGATATCGTCAGCAGTACTATTGGTAGCGAGGAAGCGTGAAGCGTTGAATGTCTGAAGCACGCCCAATGCTTTGTCTTTCGGGAGAAGTGTTTGATTGTTATCAAAGGAGCCGTCTGCAGTCACGAAAACAAAAAATGTAGCGCTTATCAGAAGTATGAATATACTCGGAAGTCGAAAATGAGAAGTAGAACCTCGGAGCGTAGCAAAGAAAGCAACGGCAGAAAATGCTGTCAAAAGACCGAGAGGAAACGAAAGATATGTCACGATACGATTAGACGGAATATTGATAAAGAGCCATTCCGGATGAAAAGAAAGTATCAGAAGAATGGTAAACCATCCGAGAAGAAGTGCGAAAGCGTAGCGTCTGTATGCACGAAGAAGAATAAAAAGAAGAACGCCGGAAAAAGCGATTGCGACGCGTGCCTGACCAGTGGCGTTATCGATTTGGAGCAAGGATAATCCTGTTCGAGTGGATTTGGTAGGTGTCCCGAGTGCCGTGCCGACAGCGTTTGTCTCTATATATGTCGGCATCGCAATGCCAAAAAAGAAGATGATACAGAAAAGAAGTGTCAGTATCGGAGCTGGTTTTGCAAAGAGTCTCCACCAAGAAAAGAGTACGGCTGTTATCTTTTCATAATGAGCAATGCTATAGACAAAAAGAGCAGCGAAGAGACCGAAGAAAAGAATAAGTGTGCTCAAATGATGAGTGTACGCAAGTGTAAAAATCAAGAAAAGCGCAAGAGCGAGAAATGAAGATTGTTTTTCTTTTAGTGCTCGAAAGAGTGCGAGGAAAATAAGCGGAATAAAAAAGTTGCCAATGACGTTTCCTACAACACCACCTGAAACGAATTTGGCTTCAGGTGAAGCAAGTGTATAGAGCGGACCAAATAAGAAAAGTGTCATGAGAGCAATATTCTGAGGAGTGAAGACTTGGTGAGAAAGAAATGCGTTCTTCATTCCTGCTGAAAAACGTAGTGCGAGCATCACCAGAGTCAGTAGACTCAGTATGTTGATAAAAAAGAGAAAAAGCACAGGAAACGCTGAGAAAAAATCAAGTCCGACAAACATATTGATTGCTGAGAAAGGAAGATGTTCACCGATAATAAAATCTGCTATTGGTTGTGGGTCAGTCAGCATGTATGTACCGAGGACATTGGTTTCGATACCTTGTTTCGCATAAAACGGGAGAGATTCTGTAAGAGCGATAGACTGAGACCAATACATATGATGACCGAGATCGGTAGCTGTCGGTAATACCGCATCTGTCAAATAAATTGTTTTAATAAAAATCGTCAGTCCAAAAATAATCACGAAAAGCCATCCTTGTTGTTTGCTGAAAGAAGGAATTTTTTGTATTTTAGCTACGACATCTTGCTCACTCTTTCTGCTTCTTCGATTTATGAGACGGGATATACTCATCACAACACCAAGACAAACAAAGATACCAAGTAAAAGAGAAAATATATTGAGGTGAATATGCCAAGTACCAAGTGCAATCAAGAGGAAATCTATCATTCCTATGCTGATTCCAAAAGAAAAAAGAAGCGATTCAAGAGAAGTGTATATCGTTTTACCCCAGATGAGACGAAGAAGTATCCATCCTGGAAGAAAGAAGAGTATTCCTAGTGCAATAAAAAAAAGTAATGTATCACCCAAAGAAGTCATAATAAATCTTACTTACAAATAAACTGTTCCAATGCTTTCACATAAGAACGTGCGATGATATTCCAATGATAGTGTGTTTTTGTATACTGACGTGCACGCATACCTATATCTTGTCGTTTCTCTGGATGATCAATAAGATCAATAAGAACGTTCTGAAAAGCTTCAGCGTGACCTGATTCTACCAGTATACCATTTTCATTGTGCGCGATAGCATCTTTCAGTCCCTCGATATTGGAAGCAACGACAGGACGACCACAGGCCGTAGCTTCGATCACTGCAATGCCAAATCCTTCCATATCTCCATCAATATGAATATTGGGTTGGACAAAAATATCCACTGTATTCAAAAGAATATTGCGATCTGTATCAGAAACTCGTCCCAAAAGAAGTACGCGTCCCTCACTTTGTGTCTCTCGAATGGCACACTCAATATTTTCTCTCTCGATACCGTCACCGGAAACAACATAAAGAATAGAGGCGGGAAGTATCGGTATCACATTTCTTATGAACCATTCGACTCCTTTACGTTTCGCCAATCGTCCCGCAGTAAGAAGAACAGTAGTTTCTGAAATATCTTTTCCAAGAAGTGTAGCGAGATCAGCACGAGTATATTCTTTACTGACAGATTCTACATCGACACCGTTTGGTATGACCACTATTTTTGTATCAGGAATATTTCTTTCGAGAGCAAGCGCATGAGTTTCTTTGCTTACCGCGATAAGTCCGTCGAGTGAAGGGAGAAAAGAAGAGACCCACCATTTTTGATAGAAAGAATTCTTATAGGTGAGATCGAGTCCATGTACGATAGAAATAACCGTTTTCCTGGGAAAAAATTTCTTGATAATAAAACCAACAAGTGCCAAAACTCCATCACCAAGAAGAATAATATCGTAGCGATGAGCAATGATGAGGGTTCGAAGAATAATATACGGAAAGAAGATTGGAAGAAATTTTTTCCCATACCGATTGGCAATTGTTTTCGTGTGAGAAAATTTCTGAAGCCATACAGAAAGCTCGTAATTCTGGTTTTCGATACCGCCCGTCACTGGTGGATAGGCTCGTGAGATGAATAAAATTCGCATAGCGAACTCTTAATTTCTAATATCTAATTTCCAATTTCTAATGAATACTGAAAAAAATGGAGGTTTATTTAGATATTAGATATTAGAACTTAGAAATTTATTTACGATATTTTTCGACACGCATACGATAGAGGATTTCTTCGCTCAATATTCTCGATCCTTTGACCATATCAGCGATAAGACCAAAGATGACGAGTTGAAGTCCAATAAGAAAGAAGATAGCAGAAGCAAAAAGATAGTTTCTGTATGGAGCAATCTTCATATCTGGAAAATACAATCCAAGAAAAAGAACGAAAAGAATACATGCGAAAGTAATGAGTATTACTCCTGGAGTCGCGAAGAATTTCATTGGTCTTATATCGCGAAATGCCTTGATGATCACTCTCGTGCTGTTGTTGACATATTTCCAAATTGTTTTGACGACGCGTGATTTGCGATCTTCAAAATATGTCACTTCAACAGGTACCCAAAGCAATTTGAGATTTTTTCCTATAGCATCAATGATAGTTTCTTGAGTATAGGTAAATCCAGTAGGATCATTGAGTCGTAACAACGCTTCTCTATTGAGGGCACGAAATCCGCAGGTGAGATCTGTGACTGGTTTCCCGAGAGATTTACCAACAAGCCAAGAACCAAATCGATTCAATTTTTCTTTGATAAAAGGAATATTCTTGGCACTGATTTCTGAAAAACGATCGGCGATCACCATATCTGCCTTGTGAGCAAGGAGGGGATCAATCATTTTTTGAATATCATTGGGATCGAATTGTCCATCAGCATCAATATTAACCAAAATATCCGCGCCATTCTCAAGGGCGCTTTCACGTGCAGTACGAAACATTACTCCGAGACCATGATTGCCATCGTGAGAAACAATGATATCGGCATCAGCGAGACGAGCTTCTTCGACAGTACGATCAGTAGAACCATCATCGATTATTTGCACCAATACATCATCGATACCACGAAAAGTACGGGGAATTCTTTTGATAGTATTCCCTAATTTTATTTCTTCATTGAATGCCGGGAGATTAACGATAAGTCGCATAGATTCAATTTACAATTTAAAGTTTTTGAATTTCTTTTAAGTCTCGATCAGGAAGATACAGTACGATAAGACCTATTATGACACCTCCAAAAGCAGTGATCATTGTATTGCCATCCAATAAGTATTTATCGACACCGTCTAAAATATGCCACACACCACGCCATATCAGTACGAGACCGATGACTACTCCAAGGTTTTGGACGATATAGGACAATGTAAGTTTGTGTTCCATAAATTACTTGGTTTTTTCTGATTTATTGATGAGGAGCTTAGGATCAACACACTGGAAATCACATTTTTCTTTTGCTCCCTGGATACCGCTTTGGATGAGGTCTTTCTGACATTGATTCAATTTTTCTTGGCAAGCAACTTTACGTTCAGAGAAATAATTCTTATTCAATTCATATCCGACATAAGGCAATACAAAATACGCTATCGTAGCGACACCAGCCAACCAAATAATGAGTTTGATGAGTGAAAACATACGTTATCGGCCGATACCTTTATAAATAATCCCTGCTTTCTGAAATGCATTTCGATCGAGACAATTCTTTCCATCGATGATCACTTTTATCCCGTGTTTCTTGAGAAGTGTAGGGGTGATGGTTTCGATGAATACCTGATGATTGGTCGCTACGATGATTGCCTGAGACTTCTTGAGAATGGCTTCGAGTGATTTCATGCTCGAATCTGATTTCACATACGGATCAAATGTTTCTACTTTAGAATAATGCTTCTTCAGATGTTTGATGATCTCAAATGAAGGGGATTCACGGATATCTTCAACATTCGCTTTGTAAGAAAGACCGAGTACTCCGACAACCGTACCTTTCATCGGCATTTTGTTTTCATTCAAAGCATCTTGGAGACGTTCGACGGTATATTCCGGCATTTCGTTGTTTGTTTTGATAGCGAGCTTCAAAAATTCATGATCAAATCCTGATGCTTTGGCACGTTCGACGAGATAATGAGGATCAACAGGAATACAGTGTCCACCGATACCGCATGAGGGGTAATGTGCCATAAAAGCGAATGGTTTTGTAGCAGCGCCATTGATGACATCCTTTACATCGATATCGAGCTTGTCGAATGAACGAGCAATCTCATTGACAAAAGCGATGTTCACGTTACGGAAGGAATTTTCGAGGATTTTTACTGCCTCTGCCTCACGGATGGTTTTCATCGGTCGGATATCAGCATCGACGATACTGCGATAGAATTGAAGAGACATTTCGAGACCCTTCTTTTCGAATGAACCAACGACACGAGGGATATTGGTTACATTCCACTTCGGGTCTCCTGGATTGATGCGCTCTGGACAGTGTGAAATAAAAATATCTTTTCCAATGACGAAACCATGTTGCTCGAAAATTGGTCGCACGACTTCTTCGGATACGTATGGATTGACGGTGGATTCGAGAACGACGAGCGCTCCCTTTTTGGCCTGCGTAGCGACAATCTCACATGCACCGATCACCGGACCGAGATCAGGATGATGAGCGCTGTCAACCGGTGTCGGCACACAGATGATATGTATATCTGCTGGAGCAATATCAGATGGATCAGATGTTGCTCGAAAGGGGTACTTGGGAATATTTGCTTCGAGATATGCATCCTTCCAAATATGTTTACCAGACTGAAGAGTTTTTATCTTTTCTTTATTCAAATCAAAACCAATGACAGTATATCCTCTTTCTTGGGAACGTACCGCAAGAGGGAGTCCGACGTAACCAAGACCAATCACCGCAACAGTCTTCAAATCATAATTTGCCATAAAATATTCACAAGAGATAAATTTGATTACCACTTCATTATACGAGGAAAACTTTCTTTGAGCAAATATTTCTCTTTACACGAGAGTATGTCCTTTCATTTGCGATAATTGACTTTATATGAAAAATATGCTATAATAAAATGTTTACTTTTTGACAGTGTGTCGAATCGTAAGCAAAGAGCATTGTACATTTTCAATTTACAGGAAGAGAGGTGTCTCGTGACTATTTTTCATTTAGCCTTCTTTTTGGTGGTGTTCTTGTGGTGGTCGGGACTCTTTCAGCTGTTGATCTATTTGATACAGATGAAACGGGTGCCACGACCAGTGGTACCTCGACCGTTTTACAGCCCCAAGAAGATACTCATCTTGGGGGAATCTATAGCACTAGGGTATGGTGTGAAGCATTTCCGTAAGGGTTTTGCTGGATTGATTGAAGGAGCCTTTCCTGAATTTTCAGTAGAGGTGATCGCTCGTCCCTTCAAGGGGACAGGAGCACTTCTGTCTGTAGTTCCTCTCGAAAGGAAGTACGATATGGTCATTCTCACGACAAGTGGAAACGACCTTATGGTTTCTGATGCAGCGAAGGTTATGAACGATTTGAACAAGGTGCTTGACAAATGCGCTCATATCACTCGGAATGTCGTCATTCTCGGGAACTTCAACAATTTATACCGCGCCAAGTATTTCTCCGGTACCAAGTTTTACAAGTGCATCCCGTATTTGCTACAAAGGTTTTTTGAGAAGCAAGGAAAGATGGTGAAAGAAGCATACGAGACTACCGTTCTGCATCGACGGAACTTACGTGTCAAATTGGTTGAGGTTAGTATTCTGATACAAGACACTGCCGAAGACGGTGTTCATCCGAACGCACGTGGGCACACTGCCTTTTCCGAACCGATCATTCGGGCAGTTCGATCGATGCTGTAAGAAAAGTCGCAATTGATTGATGGGTAAGACAAAAGTCGAACCCATCTTTTTTTTATGAAAATGTGCCATTCTATCCGGCTGATGCCGAGAATTATCTGATATATGATTTTTTTCTGAAAAAGGCTATACTTGTGGTATATAATTTTACGCTTTTACATTCCGTATGTTTCTGACAAAAAAAATTGAACGTGCGATTGTACTTTCTACAGTGCTTCATAGCAATCAGAAGCGGAAAATAAGCGGAGTACCCTATATTATTCATCCGTATTCTGTTGCATTTCTTTTGGCTCATTATATCGATGATGAGGATGTTATTATTGCGGGACTGCTTCATGATACACTTGAAGACGTACCGACGTTTACCGAAAAGATGCTGGAGGAAGAATTTGGGAGTCGTGTCTGTGCCATCGTCAAAGAAGTGACAGAGAACTACACCCAGGAAGAAAAAGAAAATCCAAAAATGCGTCCGGCATCGTGGCAGTATCGAAAAGAAGGATATTTGAAAGGTCTCAAAGATGATAGTACCGAAGCCCTTCTTATCGCTTCGGCTGACAAAATTCATAATATGCGTTCGTTTCTTGATGAATATCCTCTCCACTTCGAAACTATTTGGGAGAGTTTTCATACAGATAAAGAGAAAATACTCTGGTTCTATAGTGAAGCAACACGTATTATCAAAGAAAGACTCGATCACCCACTCGCTCTAGAGCTCCAAAAAGTATTTGAAGAATTTGAAACAACATTAAGAAAATCATAGCTTCATAAAGTATGCGTATCGGCATCAATACTTCTTTTTTACGAAAACCAGGTACTGGTATCGGCCAGGTGACCACCAACTTTCTAAAAAAATTGGTGGAGTTAACAACGAACAATACACAGTTAACGGGATGCGAGTTCATACTTTATTGTGAGGAATCACCTCAGTTGGATTTTGTTTTGCCGGAAAATTTCCAGATTCGTGTTTTTTTGCCGTTCTGGAAACGTGATGATCTTTTCCGAAGAATGCTTTGGGAGAAACAGCTTGCACGAGAAGTAAGGCGTGATGCTTGTGATGTCTTGCTCAGCCTCTCTCAGAGTGCGACGGTGCTTTCCTGTAAAACATCTCTTCCTCTCTCGTCTCCTGTGCAACACATAATGATCGTACACGATATCATACCTGAGATTTTTCCTGAGTATAGAAGCAATATTCGTCAGAAAATTTATTGGCAACAAGTGAGACGGGGAATACGGCATGCGGATCATATTGTTGCTGTTTCCCAACATACAAAAAAAGATTTGATTCGGGAGTATATTCTTCCAGAAAAACAGATTTCGGTCATTTATCCGTCGGTCAATCCAAGATTTGCGCAATCAATCTCTCTCGAACAAAAACAATCTACACTCAGAAAATACCATCTCGAAGCAGGGTATATCTATCATGGTGGAGGACTCGAAATACGCAAAAATACCGAATCAGTACTTCGTGCCTATGCAGAATTGATCCAAGATAACACGTTGACATCTCAGATGACGGTACCGCCTCTCGTTATTTCTGGAAAGATATTTGATACAACAAACAAGCTCGCTACCGATGTACGAG
This DNA window, taken from Candidatus Moraniibacteriota bacterium, encodes the following:
- a CDS encoding glycosyltransferase family 4 protein, with the protein product MRILFISRAYPPVTGGIENQNYELSVWLQKFSHTKTIANRYGKKFLPIFFPYIILRTLIIAHRYDIILLGDGVLALVGFIIKKFFPRKTVISIVHGLDLTYKNSFYQKWWVSSFLPSLDGLIAVSKETHALALERNIPDTKIVVIPNGVDVESVSKEYTRADLATLLGKDISETTVLLTAGRLAKRKGVEWFIRNVIPILPASILYVVSGDGIERENIECAIRETQSEGRVLLLGRVSDTDRNILLNTVDIFVQPNIHIDGDMEGFGIAVIEATACGRPVVASNIEGLKDAIAHNENGILVESGHAEAFQNVLIDLIDHPEKRQDIGMRARQYTKTHYHWNIIARSYVKALEQFICK
- a CDS encoding glycosyltransferase family 2 protein, whose protein sequence is MRLIVNLPAFNEEIKLGNTIKRIPRTFRGIDDVLVQIIDDGSTDRTVEEARLADADIIVSHDGNHGLGVMFRTARESALENGADILVNIDADGQFDPNDIQKMIDPLLAHKADMVIADRFSEISAKNIPFIKEKLNRFGSWLVGKSLGKPVTDLTCGFRALNREALLRLNDPTGFTYTQETIIDAIGKNLKLLWVPVEVTYFEDRKSRVVKTIWKYVNNSTRVIIKAFRDIRPMKFFATPGVILITFACILFVLFLGLYFPDMKIAPYRNYLFASAIFFLIGLQLVIFGLIADMVKGSRILSEEILYRMRVEKYRK
- a CDS encoding nucleotide sugar dehydrogenase is translated as MANYDLKTVAVIGLGYVGLPLAVRSQERGYTVIGFDLNKEKIKTLQSGKHIWKDAYLEANIPKYPFRATSDPSDIAPADIHIICVPTPVDSAHHPDLGPVIGACEIVATQAKKGALVVLESTVNPYVSEEVVRPIFEQHGFVIGKDIFISHCPERINPGDPKWNVTNIPRVVGSFEKKGLEMSLQFYRSIVDADIRPMKTIREAEAVKILENSFRNVNIAFVNEIARSFDKLDIDVKDVINGAATKPFAFMAHYPSCGIGGHCIPVDPHYLVERAKASGFDHEFLKLAIKTNNEMPEYTVERLQDALNENKMPMKGTVVGVLGLSYKANVEDIRESPSFEIIKHLKKHYSKVETFDPYVKSDSSMKSLEAILKKSQAIIVATNHQVFIETITPTLLKKHGIKVIIDGKNCLDRNAFQKAGIIYKGIGR
- a CDS encoding HD domain-containing protein, encoding MFLTKKIERAIVLSTVLHSNQKRKISGVPYIIHPYSVAFLLAHYIDDEDVIIAGLLHDTLEDVPTFTEKMLEEEFGSRVCAIVKEVTENYTQEEKENPKMRPASWQYRKEGYLKGLKDDSTEALLIASADKIHNMRSFLDEYPLHFETIWESFHTDKEKILWFYSEATRIIKERLDHPLALELQKVFEEFETTLRKS
- a CDS encoding glycosyltransferase family 1 protein, whose translation is MRIGINTSFLRKPGTGIGQVTTNFLKKLVELTTNNTQLTGCEFILYCEESPQLDFVLPENFQIRVFLPFWKRDDLFRRMLWEKQLAREVRRDACDVLLSLSQSATVLSCKTSLPLSSPVQHIMIVHDIIPEIFPEYRSNIRQKIYWQQVRRGIRHADHIVAVSQHTKKDLIREYILPEKQISVIYPSVNPRFAQSISLEQKQSTLRKYHLEAGYIYHGGGLEIRKNTESVLRAYAELIQDNTLTSQMTVPPLVISGKIFDTTNKLATDVRGLIRSLRIEERVILLGFVPDEDLPALYSGALFFVYPSFYEGFGLPVLEAMSLGIPVLTSDTSSLPEVGGTAVLYAHPDDSGNIQQQMKQLLIDENLRQTLSTQSAIQRVQFSWVQFTESVLALLKK